One genomic window of Camelina sativa cultivar DH55 chromosome 5, Cs, whole genome shotgun sequence includes the following:
- the LOC104786010 gene encoding aminoacylase-1-like — MASLSASSAKTEEETEIITRFQTYLRINTVHPTPDYIAAARFIISEAKSISLETQPIELVLGKPIVLLKWIGSDPSLPAILLNSHVDVVAFEEDKWDHPPLGAEIDEQGRIYARGTQDMKSVGMQYLEAIRKLKASGFEPVRSVYVTFVPDEEIGGTDGVAKFVESDTFKSLNIAIVLDEGLPSPTESYKVFKGERIPWWIQIKAVGQPGHGSKLYDDSAMENLTKSIDSVMRFRASQFDQLKAGLKAEGDVVSVNMVFLKAGTPSPDGFVMNLQPSEAEAGFDMRVPPVVDPVALEKRLVEEWAPVSRNMSFDLWRFNQDIEEKHLVTAKDDANPWLELLGNAVKEAGGKTSEPEIFPASTDSRYFRRAGLPAIGFSPISNTPSLLHDHNEYLSQYEYLKGIDMYVSILKVYTSYASPE; from the exons ATGGCTTCTCTCTCTGCTTCATCAGctaaaacagaggaggagacAGAGATCATTACCAGGTTCCAGACCTATCTCCGAATCAACACAGTACATCCGACTCCTGATTACATCGCAGCTGCAAGATTCATAATCTCCGAGGCCAAATCAATCTCTCTCGAAACTCAACCAATCGAGCTCGTTCTAGGAAAGCCTATAGTTCTACTGAAATGGATTGGTTCAGATCCTTCTTTACCTGCCATTCTCTTGAACTCTCACGTCGATGTCGTCGCCTTTGAGGAAGACAAGTGGGATCATCCTCCGCTCGGAGCAGAGATCGACGAACAAGGCAGAATCTACGCAAGAGGAACTCAGGATATGAAGAGCGTTGGGATGCAGTACTTAGAAGCCATTCGTAAACTCAAAGCCTCTGGTTTTGAGCCCGTTCGTTCTGTTTACGTCACGTTCGTTCCCGATGAAGAGATCGGTGGCACTGATGGGGTTGCTAAGTTCGTGGAGTCGGACACCTTCAAGAGCTTGAACATTGCCATCGTGCTCGACGAAG GGTTACCATCTCCGACTGAGAGCTACAAGGTGTTTAAGGGAGAGAGGATTCCGTGGTGGATTCAGATAAAAGCTGTAGGACAACCTGGCCATGGCTCAAAGCTCTATGATGATTCAGCCATGGAGAATCTCACTAAAAGCATTGACAGTGTAATGAGATTCAGAGCTTCTCAGTTTGATCAGCTCAAAGCTGGTTTAAAAGCTGAAGGCGATGTCGTCTCTGTCAACATGGTTTTCCTCAAAGCTGGCACTCCTTCTCCTGAT GGCTTTGTTATGAATCTGCAACCATCTGAGGCAGAAGCTGGTTTCGACATGCGTGTCCCACCTGTTGTTGATCCTGTTGCGCTAGAAAAACGTTTGGTGGAGGAATGGGCACCTGTATCCCGGAACATGTCCTTTGAC CTTTGGCGGTTCAATCAGGATATTGAAGAGAAGCACTTGGTTACAGCTAAAGATGATGCAAATCCATGGTTGGAGCTCTTAGGAAATGCTGTGAAAGAAGCTGGAGGGAAGACTAGTGAGCCTGAGATTTTCCCTGCATCAACTGATTCTCGATATTTCAGAAGAGCAGGCTTGCCTGCGATTGGGTTCTCTCCTATATCAAACACCCCGAGTTTGCTTCATGATCACAACGAG TATCTGAGTCAATACGAGTACTTGAAGGGAATCGATATGTATGTCTCAATCCTCAAGGTTTACACATCATATGCTTCACCTGAATGA
- the LOC104786012 gene encoding zinc finger CCCH domain-containing protein 28-like, whose product MSHRRASGSDVVHVKTTNDLPPENRFPNSGSDSSVWATEDDYNRVWAMHPDDAESPSKKTRSSSSEIGKSFFKTKLCFKFRTGTCPYAASSCHFAHSSEELRRPPPPPNRQETAATEALRNRESFAISLGPRGYGGAAASDGGGNVAQTLKPPNWKTRICNKWEITGYCPFGTNCHFAHGASELHNFGGGLVEGEGKIGTSTTPATKQTGQGSTVTNLVSPGVPSQRTLSAVMQKPKGVRTQRKWKGPDKISRVYGDWIDDIE is encoded by the exons ATGAGTCACCGTCGAGCTTCCGGCAGCGATGTAGTTCACGTGAAAACCACCAACGACCTTCCGCCGGAGAATAGGTTTCCAAATTCCGGCAGCGACAGTTCCGTCTGGGCCACTGAGGATGATTACAACCGTGTCTGGGCAATGCACCCCGACGATGCTGAGTCTCCGAGCAAGAAGACACGATCTTCCTCCTCCGAGATTGGGAAATCGTTCTTCAAGACGAAGCTCTGCTTCAAATTCCGCACCGGAACTTGCCCTTACGCCGCCAGCTCTTGCCACTTTGCTCACAGCTCGGAAGAGCTCCGTCGTCCACCGCCGCCGCCTAATCGGCAGGAGACTGCTGCGACGGAAGCTTTAAGGAACAGAGAGAGCTTTGCGATTAGTTTAGGCCCTCGTGGTTATGGTGGTGCTGCTGCTAGTGATGGTGGTGGCAATGTTGCTCAGACTTTGAAGCCTCCAAATTGGAAGACAAGGATTTGCAATAAGTGGGAGATTACTGGCTATTGTCCTTTTGGTACTAACTGTCATTTTGCTCATGGAGCTTCAG AGTTGCACAATTTTGGAGGAGGCCTTGTTGAAGGAGAAGGTAAGATCGGAACATCCACCACTCCGGCCACAAAGCAGACGGGACAAGGAAGTACAGTGACTAACCTTGTTTCTCCTGGAGTCCCGTCTCAACGGACATTGAGTGCTGTTATGCAGAAACCAAAAGGGGTCAGAACTCAACGGAAATGGAAAGGACCGGATAAGATCAGTCGGGTTTATGGTGATTGGATCGATGATATTGAATAA
- the LOC104786014 gene encoding RING-H2 finger protein ATL28 gives MSATTLIPDADVFPSVSMPVTAILTGVLLFVIFAGFFSLFFWQFLLNRLFSTWNLQRTPYADLIHVATPPENTGLDPFIIRSFPMFRYSSATMKNHGTECAICLSEFTDEDTVRLITVCRHPFHSNCIDLWFELHKTCPVCRCELDPGLVGSGSHESLHNTITITIEDINHEEESLPTTGSSKRIVEASAWRFSRSHSTGHFMVKTTDVNVKMKRRHYQTGSCVSFDELTRYNEALWLGDSSYISRIEV, from the coding sequence ATGTCGGCAACAACATTAATACCAGATGCTGATGTTTTTCCTAGCGTTTCCATGCCAGTCACCGCAATTTTGACTGGCGTGCTTCTCTTTGTGATTTTTGCcggtttcttttctcttttcttctggcAGTTTCTCCTGAACCGATTATTTTCAACTTGGAACCTTCAGCGAACACCTTACGCTGACTTAATCCATGTAGCCACTCCACCTGAAAATACCGGCCTAGACCCATTTATCATCCGATCATTTCCCATGTTCCGATATTCATCTGCAACAATGAAGAATCACGGGACAGAATGTGCTATTTGCTTGTCAGAGTTTACAGATGAAGACACAGTTAGGCTGATAACGGTTTGTCGCCATCCCTTTCATTCAAATTGCATTGATCTTTGGTTCGAGTTACACAAGACTTGTCCTGTTTGCCGGTGTGAGCTAGACCCTGGCCTTGTCGGATCTGGAAGCCATGAATCTTTGCACAACACAATCACGATTACTATTGAGGACATAAACCATGAAGAAGAAAGTCTTCCTACCACTGGTTCAAGCAAAAGGATAGTGGAAGCATCGGCTTGGCGATTCTCGAGGTCACATTCTACTGGACATTTCATGGTTAAGACGACAGATGTCAATGTGAAGATGAAAAGAAGGCATTACCAAACAGGAAGCTGTGTCTCATTCGACGAACTTACTCGGTATAATGAAGCATTATGGCTAGGTGATTCATCATACATTAGCAGGATTGAAGTCTAG
- the LOC104786013 gene encoding RNA-binding protein CP31B, chloroplastic-like gives MAVLEAALSVLSLSSSSSSSFSKPYLFPQRSKPTAFSLRIPSNISPVFSLNFPLSSGGDNNSRRLVSVLCSVAEKETSAEEETSQDEKTDETQKSNLKRKLFVFNLPWSMSVHDISDLFRQCGTVNNVEIIRQKDGKNRGFAFVTMASGEEAQAAVDKFDAFEVSGRIIRVNFARRFKKPTPKQPNALPSPPAGETRHKLYISNLAWKARSTHLRELFTAADFNPVSARVVFADPEGRSSGYGFVSFATREEAEDAITKLDGKEIMGRPIILKFSLRTASESEGVEDNNTSEDSDNVEDDSSEDGDTAEDNNNTSEEKPVE, from the exons ATGGCGGTTCTGGAAGCTGCTCTCTCCGTCCTCtcactctcttcctcttcttcttcttctttctctaaacCTTATCTCTTTCCTCAACGGTCTAAACCTACCGCCTTTAGTCTTCGGATTCCCAGTAATATATCTCCCgttttctctctcaatttccCTCTAAGTTCCGGCGGCGATAATAACTCGCGGCGGCTCGTCTCCGTACTATGTTCCGTCGCGGAGAAAGAAACATCGGCGGAGGAAGAAACGTCGCAGGATGAGAAGACTGACGAAACCCAGAAGTCAAATCTAAAAAGGAAGCTTTTTGTATTCAATCTTCCTTGGTCTATGAGTGTTCATGACATCTCCGACCTCTTTCGACAATGCGGGACTGTGAACAATGTCGag ATTATAAGGCAAAAAGATGGGAAGAATCGAGGGTTTGCTTTTGTAACAATGGCATCTGGAGAAGAAGCTCAAGCTGCTGTTGATAAGTTCGATGCTTTT gaAGTCTCAGGGAGGATCATAAGAGTGAACTTTGCTAGAAGGTTCAAGAAGCCTACTCCAAAACAACCAAAtgctcttccttctcctcccGCTGGAGAGACTCGTCACAAACTCTACATATCTAATCTCGCTTGGAAAGCAAGGTCAACCCATCTCCGTGAGCTTTTCACTGCTGCAGATTTCAACCCGGTCTCAGCTCGGGTTGTTTTCGCTGACCCTGAAGGAAGATCTTCCGGCTATGGCTTTGTCTCTTTCGCTACtagagaagaagctgaggatGCAATCACCAAACTCGATGGGAAG GAGATAATGGGCAGACCTATCATTCTGAAGTTTAGCTTGAGAACGGCCAGTGAATCTGAAGGTGTAGAAGACAACAACACTTCTGAAGATAGTGACAATGTAGAAGACGACAGTTCTGAAGATGGAGACACTgcagaagacaacaacaacacgtCTGAAGAAAAACCGGTGGAGTGA
- the LOC104786015 gene encoding ribose-phosphate pyrophosphokinase 1, chloroplastic: protein MASLGLSFPPASKTSTYLASSSSTFFSNSSLSLRTSLSRSRNSVFASLVKCDMPESLNVGNGNPSIPIINERTLPKFLESARMEKSVSRTNTRLKLFSGTANPALSQEIAWYMGLDLGKINIKRFADGEIYVQLQESVRGCDVYLVQPTCTPTNENLMELLIMVDACRRASAKKVTAVIPYFGYARADRKTQGRESIAAKLVANLITEAGADRVLACDLHSGQSMGYFDIPVDHVYCQPVILDYLASKSIPSEDLVVVSPDVGGVARARAFAKKLSDAPLAIVDKRRSGHNVAEVMNLIGDVKGKVAIMVDDMIDTAGTIVKGAALLHQEGAREVYACCTHAVFSPPAIERLSGGLLQEVIVTNTLPVAEKNYFPQLTILSVANLLGETIWRVHDDSSVSSIFL, encoded by the exons atggcGTCTCTGGGTCTGTCGTTTCCTCCCGCCTCCAAAACGTCGACGTATctggcctcttcttcttctactttcttCTCTAACTCTTCTCTATCCCTCAGGACCTCTCTGTCTCGCTCCCGCAACTCTGTCTTCGCTTCTCTTGTT aAATGTGATATGCCAGAGTCATTGAATGTGGGAAATGGGAATCCAAGTATCCCAATTATTAACGAGAGGACACTTCCAAAGTTCTTGGAATCTGCAAGGATGGAGAAATCAGTCAGTAGAACCAATACAAGGCTGAAGTTGTTCTCTGGTACTGCAAATCCTGCACTTTCTCAGGAAATTGCTTGGTATATGGGATTGGATCTTGGGAAGATTAATATTAAGAGATTTGCTGATGGAGAGATCTATGTTCAGCTACAAGAGAGCGTTAGGGGGTGCGACGTGTATTTGGTGCAGCCTACTTGCACTCCCACAAATGAGAACCTCATGGAGCTTTTGATTATGGTAGATGCTTGCCGCAGAGCATCAGCCAAGAAAGTAACTGCTGTGATTCCGTATTTTGGATATGCAAGAGCTGATAGGAAG ACACAAGGGCGTGAATCTATTGCTGCCAAATTGGTTGCAAATCTTATCACCGAAGCTGGTGCAGATCGAGTTCTTGCATGTGATCTTCATTCAGGACAGTCCATGGGTTATTTTGACATTCCAGTCGACCATGTGTATTGCCAG CCTGTGATACTTGATTATCTTGCTAGCAAGTCAATTCCCTCAGAGGATTTGGTAGTGGTATCTCCTGATGTTGGTGGAGTAGCCAGGGCACGCGCTTTTGCAAAGAAATTATCAGATGCACCACTTGCCATTGTCGATAAAAGGCGTTCTGGACACAATGTTGCTGAG GTCATGAACCTAATTGGTGATGTAAAAGGGAAGGTGGCAATAATGGTGGATGATATGATTGATACCGCTG GAACCATTGTGAAAGGAGCAGCCTTGTTACACCAGGAGGGTGCTCGGGAGGTCTATGCGTGCTGCACACACGCTGTTTTCAG CCCGCCTGCAATAGAGCGATTATCAGGGGGATTGCTTCAAGAAGTGATAGTGACAAACACATTACCAGTAGCAGAAAAGAATTACTTCCCACAG